One genomic region from Muriicola soli encodes:
- a CDS encoding FdhF/YdeP family oxidoreductase yields the protein MPVEPRPIKRNVSQRGPEEFSDLRIKEPMRIAAGTEGVYQALKHSFKEMGISRSIPALFKLNQKDGFDCPSCAWPDPEHPSPIAEYCENGAKALADEATTSHIGKDFFAKYSVEELSRLSDYQINAFGRLTEPLLLKADSLYYEPISWEASYELIAEHLRGLQNPDEAIFYTSGRSSNEAAFLYGIFARALGTNNLPDCSNMCHESSGVALSETLGIGKGSVKLEDLYEAEVILIAGQNPGTNHPRMLSALEKCKKNGGKIVSINPLLETGLVNFKNPQSVTGMLSGGTQLADVHLPVKINQDIALVKAILIKLKALDQDSGNVFDHEFILEYTQGYDALMADLENYDLNRLIEMTGVGEAEIDKVVEYLAQAEKIVVCWAMGLTQHKNSVVTIKEYVNLLLLKGAIGKPNSGTCPVRGHSNVQGDRSVGIMHYVNKTFNKRVEEHLGFKAPDHEGVDVVGAMKAMHEGKAKVFMCLGGNFVMAASDTDYTAKAIQNCDLTVQVSTKLNRSHLVTGKTALILPTLGRSEKDIQDGREREITTENSMGRVRASRGILKPASEELKSEIEIVTGIADAYFKGDHAVDWKAMGKDYDLIREKIDLVAKGFDKTAERARGVGYYLPNNVRERDFSKLPGGKAKISVNPLPDHQLEPDEFMLMTIRSHDQFNTTIYGMDDRYRGIYNERRVLFMNKEDMEFLDLKNEDIVHLNSTYDGIKREAFRFKVVSYDIPRRNLAAYFPETNPLVPFNHFADQSRTPISKSVKVRITKA from the coding sequence ATGCCGGTAGAACCAAGACCCATTAAACGAAATGTATCTCAGCGAGGTCCAGAGGAGTTCTCAGATCTCAGGATAAAGGAACCTATGCGGATCGCAGCAGGTACGGAAGGCGTTTATCAAGCTTTAAAGCACAGCTTCAAGGAAATGGGGATAAGCCGTTCTATTCCAGCGTTATTTAAATTAAATCAAAAGGACGGGTTTGACTGCCCCAGCTGTGCCTGGCCCGACCCTGAACATCCTTCTCCTATCGCTGAATATTGTGAGAACGGGGCCAAAGCTTTGGCTGATGAAGCCACTACATCACACATAGGAAAAGATTTCTTTGCCAAATATTCGGTTGAGGAATTGTCGCGTTTATCGGATTATCAGATTAACGCCTTTGGCCGGCTAACAGAACCTCTGCTACTCAAGGCAGACAGCCTTTATTACGAGCCTATAAGCTGGGAAGCCTCCTATGAACTGATCGCTGAGCATTTACGCGGACTACAAAACCCTGATGAAGCCATATTTTACACTTCAGGACGGTCGAGTAATGAAGCCGCCTTTCTATACGGGATCTTCGCCCGGGCATTAGGCACTAACAACCTGCCCGATTGCTCCAATATGTGCCATGAATCCAGTGGAGTGGCCCTCTCTGAAACACTGGGGATAGGTAAGGGGTCTGTGAAACTGGAAGATCTATATGAAGCTGAAGTTATTTTGATAGCAGGACAAAATCCAGGAACAAATCATCCCAGAATGCTCAGTGCATTAGAGAAATGTAAGAAAAATGGCGGCAAGATTGTCAGTATCAATCCGTTGCTGGAAACGGGACTGGTCAATTTTAAAAATCCTCAATCGGTAACCGGGATGTTAAGCGGCGGCACACAACTCGCCGATGTCCACCTCCCTGTAAAGATCAACCAGGATATCGCCCTGGTGAAGGCCATCCTGATAAAACTAAAGGCACTGGACCAGGATAGTGGTAATGTTTTTGACCATGAATTTATCCTTGAGTATACCCAGGGCTACGATGCACTAATGGCAGATCTCGAGAACTATGATCTAAACAGACTCATTGAGATGACCGGAGTAGGGGAGGCGGAAATTGATAAAGTAGTGGAATACCTCGCACAAGCCGAAAAAATAGTGGTTTGCTGGGCCATGGGCCTAACGCAGCACAAAAATTCGGTGGTCACCATCAAAGAATACGTCAACCTTTTGCTGCTTAAAGGTGCCATCGGTAAACCTAACAGCGGTACCTGCCCGGTAAGGGGTCATAGTAATGTTCAGGGCGACCGGTCTGTCGGGATCATGCATTACGTTAACAAGACCTTTAATAAACGGGTTGAAGAACACCTGGGATTTAAAGCACCTGATCACGAGGGAGTTGACGTTGTGGGTGCCATGAAGGCAATGCATGAGGGAAAAGCAAAGGTGTTTATGTGTTTGGGTGGGAACTTTGTCATGGCAGCTTCTGATACAGACTATACCGCAAAAGCCATACAGAATTGTGATTTGACCGTACAGGTGAGTACCAAATTAAATCGTTCCCACTTAGTGACGGGTAAGACTGCCCTGATTCTCCCCACACTTGGCCGCTCCGAAAAAGACATACAGGATGGCAGAGAACGCGAAATAACGACTGAGAATAGCATGGGCAGAGTAAGGGCTTCAAGGGGAATTTTAAAACCGGCTTCTGAAGAGCTCAAGAGTGAAATAGAGATTGTCACAGGTATTGCCGATGCCTATTTTAAAGGAGACCACGCGGTTGATTGGAAGGCCATGGGGAAGGATTACGACCTGATCCGCGAGAAAATTGACCTGGTGGCCAAGGGCTTTGATAAAACCGCGGAACGTGCCAGGGGTGTGGGATATTACCTCCCCAATAATGTAAGGGAACGTGATTTCAGTAAATTACCCGGTGGTAAAGCCAAAATAAGCGTAAATCCTCTCCCGGATCACCAACTGGAACCGGACGAATTTATGTTGATGACAATAAGATCTCACGACCAGTTCAACACCACCATCTATGGCATGGACGATAGATACAGGGGAATTTACAACGAACGCAGGGTGCTTTTTATGAATAAGGAGGATATGGAATTTCTGGATTTAAAGAATGAGGACATTGTTCATCTCAACAGTACCTATGATGGGATCAAAAGAGAAGCTTTCAGATTTAAAGTAGTTTCATATGACATCCCCCGCCGTAATTTGGCTGCATATTTTCCGGAGACCAATCCTTTGGTGCCTTTTAACCATTTTGCAGATCAAAGTCGAACGCCCATCAGCAAATCTGTAAAAGTAAGGATTACAAAAGCATAG
- a CDS encoding tetratricopeptide repeat protein gives MVRANSFLRNILVLILFIFISGISYAQSTFSAEQYREDLRFLQEQVHTNFPFLFKKTTVAEFDEEVESFYKAIPEMEPHEVLVGFTKLIAGFEYGHTIFAYWDGIIPFHQLPVLLYQFDDGIYLHGVHKDYPDVLGTKLLAIEDMPIEDAMKKIRPVISAENDQFVKAYGLHFLTFPEFLHAQGVINNLNGGVELTLEKDGKTFKKRIEAIPGQRLPTQYGMVKPGTDWLDARDTSETPLYLKHLDKIYFYEYLPEQKTLYVRHSQIQDDSIQPIPEFYKEVFSFIEQHEVDKFILDVRLNGGGNNYKNKPIVTGVIANKKINLSGKFFVIIGRRTFSACQNLVNELHTYTNAVFVGEPTSENINFYGDNHPVVLPNTKMKALISFAWWQDKPQWENKPALYPQVATGLTFEQYISNQDPALEAALNYSDSGFIADPMRYFTELFTSGKMNQILPEAKRMLKEPQYAFFQFEEEFNKAGYNLMQGQSYEEAIYVFKLNTTLFPESANAWDSLAEAYWKAGDIAKAKELYNKAITLDPKGDIGDHARAKLLEMDKD, from the coding sequence ATGGTTCGCGCTAACTCATTTCTCAGAAACATACTTGTATTAATCCTTTTCATCTTTATTTCCGGAATTTCTTATGCACAGAGCACTTTCAGTGCTGAGCAATACCGAGAAGATTTGCGATTTTTACAGGAACAGGTCCACACTAATTTCCCCTTTCTCTTTAAAAAGACCACGGTAGCGGAATTTGACGAAGAAGTAGAAAGTTTTTATAAGGCAATACCGGAAATGGAGCCTCATGAGGTTCTTGTTGGTTTTACAAAACTGATAGCCGGTTTTGAATACGGACACACCATTTTTGCTTATTGGGATGGGATCATCCCCTTTCATCAGCTTCCTGTACTCTTGTATCAGTTTGATGATGGTATTTACCTGCATGGGGTCCATAAAGACTATCCTGACGTTCTGGGGACTAAACTCCTGGCTATTGAAGATATGCCCATAGAAGATGCCATGAAAAAGATAAGGCCGGTGATCTCCGCTGAAAATGACCAATTTGTCAAGGCATACGGCCTTCATTTCCTCACCTTTCCTGAATTCCTGCACGCACAGGGGGTGATAAATAATTTGAACGGTGGAGTAGAGCTTACCCTAGAAAAGGATGGAAAGACTTTTAAAAAGCGGATTGAGGCCATCCCCGGCCAGAGACTTCCCACACAATACGGAATGGTTAAGCCCGGAACCGACTGGCTGGATGCACGCGATACTTCAGAAACACCCTTATACTTAAAGCATCTCGATAAAATCTATTTCTATGAATACCTGCCTGAGCAAAAAACACTTTATGTGCGGCATAGCCAGATCCAGGACGATTCCATCCAACCCATCCCGGAATTCTACAAAGAGGTTTTTAGTTTTATCGAGCAGCATGAAGTAGACAAATTTATCCTCGATGTTCGACTTAATGGAGGAGGCAATAATTACAAAAACAAGCCTATAGTAACCGGAGTCATTGCCAACAAAAAAATAAACCTGTCGGGTAAATTCTTTGTCATAATAGGAAGGCGAACATTCTCTGCATGTCAAAACCTGGTGAATGAACTACACACCTATACCAATGCGGTTTTTGTAGGTGAGCCCACCTCAGAAAACATCAATTTTTATGGGGACAATCATCCTGTTGTATTACCCAACACTAAGATGAAGGCGCTCATATCATTTGCCTGGTGGCAGGATAAGCCACAATGGGAAAATAAACCCGCGCTGTATCCACAAGTAGCCACAGGACTGACCTTTGAACAATACATAAGCAATCAGGACCCAGCATTGGAAGCGGCCTTAAACTATTCAGATTCAGGTTTTATCGCGGATCCTATGAGGTATTTTACAGAATTGTTTACCAGTGGCAAAATGAACCAAATCCTGCCGGAGGCTAAGCGGATGCTTAAAGAACCTCAATACGCTTTCTTTCAGTTTGAAGAGGAATTCAACAAGGCGGGCTACAATCTGATGCAAGGGCAGTCCTATGAAGAAGCGATCTATGTTTTTAAGTTGAATACTACTCTTTTTCCCGAATCGGCAAATGCCTGGGACAGTCTGGCAGAAGCCTATTGGAAGGCAGGGGATATAGCCAAAGCAAAAGAGCTGTACAACAAGGCGATTACACTGGATCCAAAAGGAGATATCGGGGATCATGCCAGGGCAAAGCTTCTGGAAATGGATAAAGACTAA